From one Nocardioides yefusunii genomic stretch:
- a CDS encoding acyl-CoA dehydrogenase family protein, with amino-acid sequence MLFSSQRASASRHGVATSETRAPIGYAVAALNKLAQSDLLDKTGLRKQTEHLVYTTTRGGFRTAAAAGRAFAKKKSSAPGVRSATATSSGLFDLTPTEDEQMLVDVVGQLAAEVVRPAASAADDACATPDDVLAAGIELGLPVLGVPEKLGGISDERTAVATTLVAEALAKGDMGIAVATLASGAVATAISLWGDDGQQQTYLPAFAGPTPPVAALALSEPTVLFDALSPSTVATRADSGYTLSGTKSAVVRGDECELFVVGALLDGRPALFLVPSDPTTIQVEADPSMGVRAAGMAKVTFDAASAELLGDTDAAAYTEAVRLSRIGWCALAVGTAQAVLDYVTVYVKEREAFGEPIAHRQSVAFMVADIAIELQAMRLLTWRAASRAAAGEEFAREAALARRACAEKGMKIGLDGVQLLGGHGFVKEHPVERWYRDLRAVGVMEGGVLV; translated from the coding sequence ATGTTGTTCTCATCACAGCGGGCGTCCGCCAGCCGCCACGGCGTGGCCACGTCCGAGACCCGAGCACCGATCGGCTACGCGGTCGCGGCGCTGAACAAGCTCGCGCAGAGCGACCTCCTCGACAAGACCGGCCTGCGCAAGCAGACCGAGCACCTCGTCTACACCACCACGCGCGGCGGTTTCCGGACCGCAGCCGCCGCCGGACGTGCGTTCGCGAAGAAGAAGAGCTCCGCACCGGGCGTGCGCAGCGCCACCGCGACCAGCAGCGGCCTTTTCGATCTCACGCCCACCGAGGACGAGCAGATGCTCGTCGACGTCGTCGGCCAGCTGGCCGCCGAGGTGGTGCGTCCCGCAGCCTCCGCCGCCGACGACGCCTGCGCCACTCCCGACGACGTGCTGGCGGCGGGCATCGAGCTCGGGCTCCCGGTGCTCGGAGTCCCGGAGAAACTCGGCGGGATCAGCGACGAACGTACCGCGGTCGCCACCACCCTGGTCGCCGAAGCCCTCGCGAAGGGGGACATGGGCATCGCGGTGGCGACCCTGGCCTCCGGTGCTGTCGCCACAGCGATCTCGCTGTGGGGTGACGACGGCCAGCAGCAGACCTACCTGCCCGCCTTCGCCGGCCCCACCCCTCCGGTGGCGGCCCTCGCCCTGAGTGAACCGACCGTCCTCTTCGACGCCCTCTCCCCGAGCACCGTCGCAACGCGCGCGGACAGCGGCTACACCCTCAGCGGCACCAAGTCGGCCGTCGTCCGGGGCGACGAGTGCGAACTCTTCGTCGTCGGTGCGCTCCTGGACGGACGCCCAGCCCTCTTCCTGGTTCCCTCTGACCCGACGACGATCCAGGTCGAGGCCGACCCGTCGATGGGTGTGCGCGCCGCCGGCATGGCGAAGGTGACCTTCGACGCCGCTTCGGCCGAACTCCTCGGCGACACCGACGCCGCTGCCTACACCGAGGCGGTCCGGCTCTCCCGGATCGGCTGGTGTGCCCTCGCCGTCGGCACGGCCCAGGCCGTCCTCGACTACGTCACGGTGTACGTCAAGGAGCGCGAGGCGTTCGGTGAGCCCATCGCGCACCGTCAATCGGTCGCGTTCATGGTCGCCGACATCGCCATCGAACTGCAGGCGATGCGCCTGCTGACGTGGCGGGCTGCGTCCCGCGCCGCCGCGGGCGAGGAGTTCGCCCGTGAGGCCGCCCTCGCGCGCCGCGCCTGTGCCGAGAAGGGCATGAAGATCGGCCTCGACGGCGTCCAGCTGCTCGGTGGCCACGGCTTCGTCAAAGAACACCCCGTCGAACGGTGGTACCGCGACCTGCGGGCCGTCGGAGTCATGGAAGGAGGCGTTCTCGTCTGA
- a CDS encoding galactokinase, with translation MTHAQLTAPQDLTDEVMSVFTDTHGTAPTRVARAAGRVNLIGEHVDYLGGTCLPITIPYATWVAATLREDDVVRLTSAGHEPWTGRRGDLVSGGVEGWARYVLAALNESTHDGGVDLHVTSTVPVGAGLSSSAALICAVLRAVDDRSDHDLVAPAIRAETDGVGVPSGGMDQTVSLLATVGQALRLNFSTGRHVQVPWLPGTAGLQVLVVDTGVQHANDDGAFARVRSRSEEAMAAKDPTALPSDLAAAHRHVTSEIARVDEFVDAVVSGDWRGVGAVMTASHGSLRDDLGVSCPELDVVVETALASGALGARMTGGGFGGCAIALVPRELTETLIAAVADAFAERGWNTPRFLIGDAEGPATRLL, from the coding sequence GTGACCCACGCGCAGTTGACGGCCCCGCAGGACCTGACCGACGAGGTGATGTCGGTCTTCACCGACACCCACGGGACCGCACCCACCCGGGTCGCGCGAGCCGCCGGTCGGGTCAACCTGATCGGCGAGCACGTCGACTACCTCGGCGGCACCTGCCTGCCGATCACGATCCCCTACGCCACCTGGGTGGCGGCGACCCTGCGCGAGGACGACGTCGTGCGGCTCACCTCCGCAGGACACGAGCCGTGGACCGGACGCCGGGGCGATCTGGTCTCCGGCGGCGTTGAGGGGTGGGCGCGCTACGTCCTGGCCGCGTTGAATGAGTCCACCCACGACGGCGGTGTCGACCTGCACGTCACCTCGACCGTTCCCGTGGGCGCCGGACTCTCCAGCTCCGCGGCCCTGATCTGTGCGGTGCTGCGCGCCGTGGACGACCGCTCCGACCACGACCTCGTGGCTCCTGCGATCCGCGCCGAGACCGACGGCGTCGGCGTCCCGAGCGGCGGGATGGACCAGACCGTCTCGCTGCTCGCGACCGTGGGCCAAGCGTTGCGACTGAACTTCTCCACCGGGCGTCACGTGCAGGTCCCGTGGCTGCCGGGCACGGCCGGCCTGCAGGTGCTCGTCGTCGACACCGGCGTGCAGCACGCCAACGACGACGGTGCCTTCGCCCGCGTCCGCTCCCGTTCTGAAGAAGCGATGGCGGCCAAGGACCCCACCGCGCTCCCCTCCGACCTCGCTGCCGCCCACCGTCACGTCACCAGTGAGATCGCCCGTGTCGACGAGTTCGTCGACGCCGTGGTGAGCGGTGACTGGCGCGGCGTGGGTGCCGTCATGACCGCGTCGCACGGGAGCCTGCGTGACGATCTGGGCGTCTCGTGCCCCGAACTCGACGTCGTCGTCGAGACCGCTCTGGCCTCAGGCGCACTCGGCGCCCGGATGACCGGTGGTGGTTTCGGAGGGTGCGCGATCGCGTTGGTCCCGCGCGAACTCACCGAGACCTTGATCGCTGCGGTGGCTGACGCCTTCGCCGAGCGCGGTTGGAACACACCGCGGTTCCTGATCGGAGACGCCGAGGGCCCCGCCACCCGACTCCTCTGA
- a CDS encoding aldo/keto reductase, which translates to MQQRSVGRTGLFVSRLGLGTMTWGRETDEHEARDQFRRYVEAGGNFVDTAASYGDGLSEELLGSLIGDVVRREDVVIATKGGVGRRGHQRVPSASRGTLLDDLDASLRRLKVDHVDLWQVHVWSDETPIEETLATLDFAVQTGRARYVGISNYSGWQTAQAATWQRAVPGRVQLASTQVEYSLLQRSVEDEVIPAARATGLGVLPWSPLGRGVLTGKYRTGLPSDSRAASDTYAAFVHPYLDERGRGIVEAVTKAAEGLGWSPLQVALVWVRDRLGVTAPIVGARTASQISPALACEDLALPPELIAALDDVSAEVPRL; encoded by the coding sequence ATGCAGCAGCGCTCCGTCGGTCGTACCGGTCTCTTCGTCTCCCGCCTCGGTCTGGGCACCATGACCTGGGGTCGTGAGACCGACGAGCACGAGGCCAGGGACCAGTTCCGGCGTTACGTGGAGGCCGGCGGAAACTTCGTCGACACCGCCGCGAGCTACGGCGACGGGCTCTCGGAGGAACTCCTGGGCTCCCTCATCGGTGACGTGGTGCGCCGTGAGGACGTCGTCATCGCGACCAAGGGCGGCGTGGGACGTCGTGGCCACCAGCGAGTGCCGTCGGCCTCGCGCGGGACGCTGCTCGACGACCTGGACGCCTCGCTGCGTCGCCTCAAGGTCGACCACGTCGACCTGTGGCAGGTGCACGTGTGGTCCGACGAGACCCCGATCGAGGAGACGCTCGCGACCCTCGACTTCGCCGTCCAGACCGGCCGGGCCCGCTACGTCGGCATCTCGAACTACTCCGGTTGGCAGACCGCCCAGGCCGCCACGTGGCAGCGCGCCGTGCCCGGCCGTGTCCAGTTGGCCAGCACCCAGGTGGAGTACTCGCTGCTGCAGCGTTCCGTGGAGGACGAGGTCATCCCGGCTGCTCGCGCCACCGGTCTGGGTGTCCTGCCGTGGTCGCCGCTGGGCCGCGGTGTCCTGACCGGCAAGTACCGCACCGGTCTGCCGTCGGACTCGCGCGCGGCGTCCGACACCTATGCAGCGTTCGTCCACCCCTACCTCGACGAGCGAGGACGGGGCATCGTCGAGGCCGTCACCAAGGCGGCCGAGGGTCTGGGCTGGAGCCCGCTCCAGGTCGCCCTCGTGTGGGTCCGGGACCGTCTCGGTGTCACCGCACCCATCGTGGGTGCGCGTACTGCGTCGCAGATCTCGCCCGCCCTGGCCTGTGAGGACCTGGCGTTGCCGCCGGAGCTGATCGCGGCCCTGGACGACGTCTCCGCCGAGGTCCCGCGCCTCTGA
- a CDS encoding LysR substrate-binding domain-containing protein — translation MTLRLGFVPGATPDKWARAWRDRSPEPLEMILLEETDTPRAALDEDRVDMVLGRMPIEGDDLFCIPLYEEQPVVVVGKEHPAAAYDELTADEFADEQWALGVPEGITSRVEQLPFPPMTWKDAIEVAASGTAVVQVPMSVARLYQRKDVKAVAVTDLPTTRMALAWRKVDDGERTQAFVGVVRGRTTRSSR, via the coding sequence ATGACGCTGCGACTCGGATTCGTTCCCGGAGCCACCCCTGACAAGTGGGCTCGCGCTTGGCGCGACCGCTCCCCGGAGCCGTTGGAGATGATCCTGCTGGAGGAGACCGACACCCCGCGGGCCGCTCTCGACGAGGACCGCGTCGACATGGTGCTGGGTCGGATGCCGATCGAGGGCGACGACCTCTTCTGCATCCCGCTCTACGAGGAGCAGCCCGTCGTCGTGGTCGGCAAGGAACACCCTGCGGCCGCCTACGACGAGCTCACCGCCGACGAGTTCGCCGACGAGCAGTGGGCACTGGGCGTGCCCGAGGGCATCACCTCCCGCGTCGAGCAGCTCCCGTTCCCGCCGATGACGTGGAAGGACGCGATCGAGGTCGCGGCCTCCGGCACCGCCGTCGTGCAGGTCCCGATGTCGGTGGCCCGTCTCTACCAGCGCAAGGACGTCAAGGCCGTCGCCGTCACCGATCTCCCGACGACGCGGATGGCGCTCGCGTGGCGCAAGGTCGACGACGGCGAGCGCACCCAGGCGTTCGTCGGCGTGGTGCGCGGCCGCACCACCCGCAGCTCGCGCTGA
- a CDS encoding acyl-CoA dehydrogenase family protein, which produces MINLETPRKHRALVDQAHQVAMNMLRPISRKYDSAEHAYPKELDMLAALIDGLSDSGTAEGAGATSMSTELGTKKVADPSKVRNGANLASILSVAEMCWGDGGLLLSMPRQGLGNAAIASVASPEQQKRFAGVWASMAITEPSMGSDSAALTTTAVKDGDHYVINGEKIFVTSGERSDAVVVWATLDKSAGRAAIKSFVVEKGTPGLKVERLEHKLGIRASDTAVITFTDCRVPAENLLGSPEIDVKAGFGGAMATFDNTRPLVAAMAIGVARASLDLTRDLLEKAGIVIDYDRPALTQSAAAAKFLELEADWEGARLLTMQAAWMADNKKPNSLEASMSKAKAGRAGSAVTLGCVELAGTLGYSESELLEKWSRDSKILDIFEGTQQIQQLIVARRVLGLSSAQLK; this is translated from the coding sequence ATGATCAATCTCGAGACTCCCAGGAAGCACCGCGCCCTGGTCGACCAGGCCCATCAGGTCGCGATGAACATGCTCCGCCCGATCTCCCGCAAGTACGACTCCGCCGAGCACGCGTACCCCAAGGAGCTCGACATGCTCGCCGCGCTCATCGACGGGCTCTCGGACTCCGGGACCGCTGAGGGTGCCGGCGCCACGTCCATGAGCACCGAGCTCGGCACCAAGAAGGTCGCTGACCCCTCGAAGGTCCGCAACGGCGCCAACCTCGCCTCCATCCTGTCGGTGGCCGAGATGTGCTGGGGCGACGGTGGCCTGCTGCTCTCGATGCCGCGTCAGGGTCTGGGCAACGCCGCGATCGCCTCGGTTGCCAGCCCCGAGCAGCAGAAGCGGTTCGCCGGCGTGTGGGCCTCGATGGCGATCACCGAACCCTCGATGGGGTCGGACTCCGCAGCGCTGACCACCACGGCGGTCAAGGACGGCGACCACTACGTCATCAACGGCGAGAAGATCTTCGTCACCTCCGGAGAACGCTCCGACGCCGTCGTCGTGTGGGCCACCTTGGACAAGAGCGCAGGGCGCGCGGCGATCAAGTCCTTCGTCGTCGAGAAGGGGACACCCGGCCTCAAGGTCGAACGCCTCGAGCACAAGCTCGGCATCCGAGCCTCCGACACGGCCGTCATCACCTTCACCGACTGCCGGGTCCCGGCCGAGAACCTGCTGGGATCGCCGGAGATCGACGTCAAGGCCGGTTTCGGAGGCGCGATGGCGACCTTCGACAACACCCGCCCGCTGGTCGCCGCCATGGCGATCGGTGTCGCGCGAGCCTCCCTCGACCTCACCCGCGACCTGTTGGAGAAGGCCGGGATCGTCATCGATTACGACCGTCCCGCCCTCACGCAGTCTGCTGCCGCTGCGAAGTTCCTCGAATTGGAGGCCGACTGGGAAGGTGCCCGACTGCTCACCATGCAGGCTGCGTGGATGGCGGACAACAAGAAGCCGAACTCGCTCGAGGCGTCCATGTCGAAGGCCAAGGCCGGACGTGCGGGATCGGCCGTCACCCTCGGTTGTGTCGAACTCGCAGGAACGCTGGGCTACTCCGAGTCCGAACTCCTGGAGAAGTGGTCGCGCGACTCCAAGATCCTCGACATCTTCGAGGGCACCCAACAGATCCAGCAGTTGATCGTCGCTCGTCGAGTGCTCGGGCTCTCCAGCGCGCAGTTGAAGTGA
- the def gene encoding peptide deformylase, which produces MSEHVNAPHGPLPTGGSVRPITRWGEDVMHRPQAKVEVFDDALRALAADMVATMEAAEGVGLAACQIGEDVAMFVFDCPDAEGVHTVGVVCNPVLTLPEKRKQRLDKDEEGCLSFPGAFVDCERPDWAAVDGVGLDGEPVHFEGDGLLARCLQHETDHTVGTVFGDHLDDKMRKKLDKKHVKARRHYPVGWPAV; this is translated from the coding sequence ATGAGTGAGCACGTCAACGCCCCCCACGGTCCGCTTCCCACCGGAGGCTCGGTCCGCCCGATCACGCGCTGGGGCGAGGACGTCATGCACCGTCCCCAGGCGAAGGTCGAGGTCTTCGACGACGCGCTGCGTGCACTGGCTGCCGACATGGTCGCCACCATGGAGGCCGCCGAGGGTGTCGGCCTGGCTGCGTGCCAGATCGGCGAGGACGTCGCGATGTTCGTCTTCGACTGCCCCGACGCCGAAGGCGTCCACACCGTCGGCGTGGTCTGCAACCCCGTCCTGACCCTGCCCGAGAAGCGCAAGCAGCGCCTCGACAAGGACGAGGAAGGGTGCCTCTCGTTCCCCGGTGCCTTCGTCGACTGCGAGCGTCCCGACTGGGCTGCTGTCGACGGTGTCGGTCTGGACGGCGAGCCGGTCCACTTCGAGGGCGACGGCCTCCTGGCCCGCTGCCTGCAGCACGAGACCGACCACACCGTCGGCACCGTCTTCGGCGACCACCTCGACGACAAGATGCGCAAGAAGCTCGACAAGAAGCACGTCAAGGCACGCCGCCACTACCCGGTGGGTTGGCCGGCCGTCTGA
- a CDS encoding nucleosidase, with translation MSSSSTPSVLVVAAVVGEAAHVPEGIPVVITGIGKTAAAARLARALTEFDEIPDLTVLNIGTAGALRDGVSGLHVVGTVFNHDMNGDDIRALGHEPHDVLELSDSEIMLASGDLFVNDPEIRESLGEEAHLVDMEAYAVAWTAREFGREVVVVKHVSDNADEAAKDWAAAVDTSARELGAWVTQYLAQH, from the coding sequence GTGAGCTCGTCCAGCACCCCCTCCGTCCTCGTCGTCGCCGCTGTCGTCGGCGAGGCCGCCCACGTCCCCGAAGGCATTCCGGTGGTCATCACCGGCATCGGCAAGACTGCTGCCGCAGCACGTCTAGCCCGGGCCCTGACCGAGTTCGACGAGATCCCCGACCTCACCGTCCTCAACATCGGCACCGCGGGTGCTCTCCGTGACGGCGTGAGCGGCCTGCACGTCGTGGGCACCGTCTTCAACCACGACATGAACGGCGACGACATCCGCGCCCTGGGCCACGAGCCGCACGACGTGCTGGAGCTCAGTGACTCCGAGATCATGCTGGCTTCGGGCGACCTCTTCGTCAATGACCCCGAGATCCGCGAGAGCCTCGGCGAGGAGGCCCACCTGGTCGACATGGAGGCCTACGCCGTGGCGTGGACCGCCCGTGAGTTCGGCCGCGAGGTCGTCGTCGTCAAGCACGTCTCCGACAACGCCGACGAGGCCGCCAAGGACTGGGCCGCGGCCGTCGACACCAGCGCCCGCGAGCTCGGGGCCTGGGTGACGCAGTACCTCGCCCAGCACTGA
- a CDS encoding M20/M25/M40 family metallo-hydrolase, producing the protein MADDALTSTNGTGEGFFSRDPGREVVDLARDLIRIDSSNYGDGSGPGERGTAEHVAALLDEVGITPEIVELAPGRANVVARFGGRPGGREDALLVHGHLDVVPAQASDWTYDPFAGEIADGYLWGRGAVDMKDFDAMALSVVRERARTGALPERPVVLCFTADEEAGGHFGGELLVAQRPELFEGCTEAVGEVGGFTTTVRGQRIYLIEAAERGMAWMKLTARGTAGHGSMENADNAVTRLAGAVARVGAHQWPVRLTPAMEVLLATVGEIAGVAPTPENAEALVSEFESSAQMLAAVLRNTVNPTMLGAGYKVNVIPSEATAHLDGRFLPGYEDEFFATLDSLLGPGVEREFVSHQRPWESPTDSDLMGAISRSILAEDPDAHVAPFLLSAGTDGKHFGKLGMQTYGFAPLRLPADLDFGSLFHGVDERVPLDALRFGARVFDRFLDEA; encoded by the coding sequence ATGGCTGACGATGCTCTGACCTCCACGAACGGCACCGGCGAAGGATTTTTCTCCCGCGACCCCGGACGTGAGGTCGTGGACCTCGCCCGTGACCTGATCCGTATCGACTCCTCCAACTACGGCGACGGAAGTGGCCCCGGAGAACGCGGAACGGCTGAACACGTCGCTGCGCTGCTCGACGAGGTCGGCATCACCCCCGAGATCGTCGAGCTCGCTCCGGGGCGCGCCAACGTCGTGGCTCGTTTCGGTGGGCGTCCCGGTGGACGCGAGGACGCTCTCCTGGTCCACGGCCACCTCGACGTCGTCCCTGCGCAGGCCTCGGACTGGACTTACGATCCGTTCGCTGGCGAGATCGCCGACGGCTACCTCTGGGGTCGTGGAGCGGTCGACATGAAGGACTTCGACGCGATGGCGCTCTCCGTCGTCCGTGAGCGTGCCCGCACCGGTGCGTTGCCCGAGCGTCCCGTTGTCCTCTGCTTCACCGCGGACGAGGAGGCCGGTGGTCACTTCGGTGGCGAACTCCTCGTCGCCCAGCGTCCCGAGCTGTTCGAGGGGTGCACCGAGGCGGTCGGTGAGGTCGGCGGCTTCACCACGACCGTCCGCGGCCAGCGGATCTACCTGATCGAGGCCGCCGAACGCGGCATGGCGTGGATGAAGCTCACCGCCCGCGGCACCGCCGGACACGGCTCGATGGAGAACGCCGACAACGCCGTCACCCGGCTCGCCGGGGCGGTCGCCAGGGTGGGAGCCCACCAGTGGCCCGTCCGCCTTACCCCGGCGATGGAGGTGCTGCTCGCCACCGTCGGTGAGATCGCAGGCGTCGCACCCACCCCGGAGAACGCCGAGGCCCTGGTCAGCGAGTTCGAGTCGTCGGCGCAGATGCTCGCTGCCGTGCTGCGCAACACCGTCAACCCGACCATGCTCGGGGCCGGCTACAAGGTCAACGTCATTCCGTCGGAGGCCACCGCACACCTCGACGGCCGCTTCCTGCCCGGCTACGAGGACGAGTTCTTCGCCACTCTGGACAGCCTGCTCGGCCCCGGCGTCGAGCGCGAGTTCGTCAGCCACCAGCGTCCGTGGGAGTCACCGACCGATTCGGACCTGATGGGGGCGATCAGTCGCTCCATCCTCGCCGAGGACCCCGATGCGCACGTCGCGCCGTTCCTGCTCAGCGCCGGCACCGACGGCAAGCACTTCGGCAAGCTCGGGATGCAGACCTACGGCTTCGCGCCGCTGCGTCTGCCCGCCGACCTCGACTTCGGTTCGTTGTTCCACGGTGTCGACGAGCGAGTCCCGCTCGACGCGCTCCGTTTCGGTGCGCGGGTCTTCGACCGGTTCCTCGATGAGGCCTGA
- a CDS encoding DUF5703 family protein, whose protein sequence is MARIPALDVIKARQRANAAEWEYRSLRYERDLSRSAVTRLLVEQAELGGWELSRTRIAPDGTRSVLLRRKVIRVVRTA, encoded by the coding sequence GTGGCCCGTATCCCTGCCCTCGACGTCATCAAGGCCCGTCAGCGTGCGAACGCCGCCGAGTGGGAGTATCGCTCGCTGCGCTACGAACGCGACCTGTCCCGCAGCGCAGTGACACGGCTCCTGGTGGAGCAGGCCGAACTGGGTGGCTGGGAGTTGTCCCGTACCCGGATCGCTCCTGACGGGACCCGCAGCGTGCTGCTGCGCCGCAAGGTGATCCGGGTCGTGCGCACCGCCTGA
- a CDS encoding FAD-dependent oxidoreductase, with amino-acid sequence MTLITYGVAMEGTQAPAGVPATADRGLRGGRPWDADVIVIGSGFGGAVTALRLSEAGHRVLVLEQGRRLSDADLLRARTDPRAYLWQPGLGMRGFFWQRILRHVAVIGGAGVGGGSIVWAGVLLEAGDDFYAQPALTRLGPDWRAELSGPYALAARMLGRVQTPHRDVMDDNLLATAAAMGREHTYGPVPVAIHFGQPGVTEPDPFFGGEGPARTGCRLCGECLLGCPYGAKNQLTRNYLHLAEHTGTTIIPEQTVNRITELVDGGYVLHAAHPWRRGEERTYAAPRVVVAAGVLGTVELLARSRVAGGLPRVSERLGQGVRTNSEAITAVLHPPGSDLSRGPTISSDFHPDDDTHTTQNRYMGGWHMRAQVGPFVDDDAPVRRRRRVLGAVVRHPLVHLRTGAAKDFLRRLTVLTTMQRHDSELALELRTTKLLGGRGVLTSRLVGGSRPPSNLSIANRVTRTYAELTGSTPLNLLGESVGGLSITAHVLGGAAMGRDASEGVVDVDHEVFGHPGLHIADASVIPANLGVNPSLTITAFAERFAARFLERHPASPVRSRASTHAADATPTLGVPVPHRSMFAARRAWSGLDPVRVADLVGDHEASFLAPLTRVAPRGLALVGLPRWYGKRIALDADGHAHGVNLLRARVGGGVEEVMPMVLRDGVSLIDGLPVGVVEYAPGTRKPWPWVRDELRRLDAETVLGMTVVDVWGLRALGGTPFLLHRR; translated from the coding sequence GTGACCCTGATCACCTACGGTGTGGCCATGGAGGGAACGCAAGCACCCGCAGGGGTGCCGGCGACGGCAGATCGGGGGCTCCGGGGAGGTCGCCCCTGGGATGCCGACGTCATCGTCATCGGCAGTGGTTTCGGGGGCGCCGTCACGGCGCTGAGGCTGAGCGAGGCAGGGCATCGCGTCCTGGTGCTCGAGCAGGGACGACGCCTCAGTGACGCCGACCTCCTGCGTGCCCGCACTGATCCGCGCGCCTACCTCTGGCAGCCCGGGCTCGGGATGCGTGGCTTCTTCTGGCAGCGGATCCTGCGCCATGTCGCGGTGATCGGCGGGGCCGGCGTCGGGGGAGGGTCGATCGTGTGGGCCGGGGTCCTGCTCGAGGCAGGGGACGACTTCTACGCCCAACCCGCACTGACACGCCTGGGGCCGGACTGGCGTGCCGAACTCAGCGGACCCTACGCACTCGCCGCGCGGATGTTGGGCCGTGTGCAGACCCCGCACCGCGACGTCATGGACGACAACCTCCTGGCCACCGCGGCCGCCATGGGGCGCGAGCACACCTACGGACCGGTGCCGGTCGCGATCCACTTCGGGCAGCCGGGAGTCACCGAGCCCGACCCGTTCTTCGGGGGAGAGGGGCCTGCCCGCACGGGCTGCCGACTCTGCGGCGAATGCCTGCTGGGCTGCCCCTACGGCGCCAAGAACCAGTTGACGCGGAACTACCTCCACCTCGCCGAGCACACGGGGACCACGATCATCCCCGAGCAAACCGTTAACCGCATCACTGAGCTCGTCGACGGTGGGTACGTGCTGCACGCCGCACACCCCTGGCGACGAGGGGAGGAGCGCACCTACGCCGCACCGCGCGTCGTCGTCGCTGCCGGCGTCCTGGGAACCGTCGAACTCCTCGCCCGCAGCCGCGTCGCAGGAGGTCTCCCTCGGGTCTCCGAGCGGCTCGGGCAGGGGGTGCGGACCAACTCCGAGGCGATCACGGCCGTCCTGCACCCGCCCGGCAGCGACCTCTCGCGCGGTCCCACTATCTCGAGCGACTTTCATCCCGACGACGACACCCACACCACCCAGAACCGCTACATGGGCGGGTGGCACATGCGCGCCCAGGTCGGTCCGTTCGTCGACGACGACGCCCCCGTTCGTCGCCGACGTCGGGTGCTCGGCGCTGTGGTGCGTCACCCGTTGGTGCACCTGCGCACCGGTGCGGCGAAGGATTTCCTGCGTCGCCTGACGGTGCTCACCACCATGCAGCGCCATGACAGTGAACTCGCCCTCGAGCTGCGCACGACGAAGCTCCTCGGTGGCCGCGGCGTGCTCACCTCACGTCTCGTTGGCGGGTCGCGACCGCCCAGCAATCTCTCGATCGCCAACCGGGTCACCCGTACCTACGCCGAACTCACGGGATCCACGCCGCTCAACCTCCTCGGAGAGAGCGTCGGCGGACTCTCGATCACGGCCCACGTGCTCGGTGGCGCGGCGATGGGTCGTGACGCCTCCGAAGGAGTGGTCGACGTCGACCACGAGGTCTTCGGCCACCCAGGTCTCCACATCGCTGACGCCAGCGTGATTCCTGCCAACCTGGGCGTGAATCCGTCGCTCACCATCACCGCCTTCGCGGAGCGGTTCGCTGCCCGATTCCTCGAGCGCCATCCGGCGTCTCCTGTCCGGTCCCGAGCATCGACCCACGCTGCCGATGCCACCCCCACCCTTGGAGTGCCCGTGCCCCACCGCTCGATGTTCGCTGCCCGCCGCGCCTGGTCAGGGCTCGATCCGGTCCGGGTCGCCGACCTGGTGGGTGACCACGAGGCGTCGTTCCTCGCGCCCCTGACGCGCGTGGCGCCGCGGGGTCTCGCCCTGGTGGGCCTGCCCCGGTGGTACGGCAAACGGATCGCGCTCGACGCCGACGGGCACGCGCACGGGGTCAACCTGCTGCGAGCGCGGGTCGGTGGGGGAGTCGAAGAAGTCATGCCGATGGTCCTGCGCGACGGGGTCTCGCTGATCGACGGTCTGCCGGTGGGGGTCGTCGAGTACGCCCCGGGTACGCGCAAGCCCTGGCCGTGGGTGCGTGACGAACTGCGGCGACTCGACGCCGAGACCGTCCTGGGCATGACGGTCGTCGACGTCTGGGGGCTGCGTGCCCTCGGCGGGACGCCGTTCCTGCTGCACCGGCGCTGA